The nucleotide sequence GGGCCACGCCGTTCAGGTGGGCGTTTTCCAGGGTGACGCGCACCGCTTCCGGGTCGATATCGACGGCCACCACCGGCACCCGCCACGTCTTGGCCACCGCCAGCGCCAGGATGCCCGAGCCGCACCCCATGTCCAGGGCGCCCTGCCCCCGCCCGGTCCCCAGCCGCAGCACCCGCGACACCCGGTGCAGGGCCTGCAGGCAGCCGTTGGTCGAGCCGTGCTCGCCGGTGCCGAACGCCGTGGCGGCGTCCACCAGCAGCGGGATGCTGCCCGGCGGCACCGGGTCTTCCAGGTGGGAGCCGTGGACGAAATAGCGCCCGGCGCGGATCGGCGGGAACGCCTGATAGGTATAGGACACCCAGTCGATGGAGGGGATGTCCTCAACGATCACCTTGGGCTCCGGCACGCCGAGCGCCTGGGCCAGCAGCGCGACACGGGTTTCCAGCCGCGGCAGATCGGGGGGCGTGTGGGCGGTGGCCTCGATCAGCCAGGTCTCCCCCTCGTCCAGCTCGAAGGACGACACCGCGTCGGCGTGATCGCCCACCGCCTCGGCGAAAGCGGGGGTGTGAACCTCGGGAACGACAAGCGCGATGCGCCAGAACCGGACAGCCATGATCGAATATCTGCTTTTACGAAGGGGTTACGCGGTCAGAGCGCGACCTTACTCCAAACGGTGGAGCGGGCGGAAGGGATACGGACACAAAAATGCCCCATCCCGGCCCGAAGCCCGGTCATGCTGACACCGGCGCCACAGGTGCCCACAGCACGTCGGTGATGTCCGCCGCCCCGCTGCACAGCATCACCAGCCGGTCGAACCCCAGCGCGATGCCGGAGCAATCGGGCATTCCATGCTCCAATGCTGCCAGGAAATCCTCGTCCACCGGGAAGCGCTCGCCGTAGAGCCGTTCCTTCAGGTCCATGTCGGCGGCGAAGCGCGCCCGCTGCACCGCCGGGTCGGTCAGCTCGCCGAAGGCGTTCGCCAGCTCCAGCCCGCAGGCATACAGCTCGAATCGCTCGGCCAGCCGGCCATCCTCGGGCTTGGGCCGCGACAGGGCCGCCATACACAGGGGATAGTCGGTCAGCACGCACGGCACGCCCTGGCCCAGATGCGGCTCGATCCGTTCGAACAGCACGCGGAACACGATGTCCTCCCACCGGTCGCCGGTGTGGGGTGGGATGCCCGCCGCCGCCGCCGCCGCCGCCAGCGGGGCCGGGTCAGGCTCGTGGGTGCCGTCGCAGCAGGCCATCAGGTCGATGCCGGCGTATTCGTGAAAGGCGTCCGGCACGGTCAGGATGCGCCAGGGGGCGAAGGGGTCGCAGTCCATGCCGTTGAAGGCGAACCGCGCCATCCCGGCGGCGGATGCGGCGGCGCGCACCAGATCCCGGCAATCGTCGATCAGTTGCCGGTACCCCTCCCCCGCCCGGTACCATTCCAGCATGGAGAATTCCGGGTGGTGGGTGGCCGACCGCTCGCCGTTGCGGAAGGCGTGGGTCAGCTGGTAGATGCGCGGCTCCCCCGCCACCAGCAGCTTCTTCATGGCGAATTCGGGGGAGGTGTGGAGGTAGAGCCGCCGCCGCTCCCCCGGATAGGGGCCGGCAAGGTCGGTGGCGAAGGCGTTCAGGTGCGGCTCCATCCCCGGCGACACCTGCAGCGCCGGGGTGTCCACCTCGGCGAATCCGGCGCCGTCGAAGAAGCGGCGCACCGCCCCCAGCACGCGCCCCCGCACCGCCAGATGGGGCCGGCGGCGGGCGAAAACGTCGGGATGCCAGAACGGCGGGCGGGATAGGGGCGGATGCGGCATGGACAAACCCCACGCAATGGGTATTTTAGGCGGCTCATAGGTATGGACACGCCGGCCGCCGCCGGTCAACGCAGCGCCTGACATGGGGGGCCATAGCCGCCATGACGGGCACGGCGTTGCAGGCGCGTGGGCAAGCTGCTAGGGTCCGCGCCGCCTGTCTCTTGGAAAAACGGGAAAGTCCCCATGAAGGTCAATGCCAACACGATGCGCGCCGGCCATGTGCTGGAGCACAACGGTAAGCTCTACGTCGTCCAGAAAACCGCCATCGTGCAGCCCGGCAAGGGCGGCGCCTTCATCCAGATCGAGGCGAAGGACATCCGTTCGGGCACCAAGATCATCGAGCGTTTCCGCACCCAGGAAACCGTCGAGCGCGCCCGCCTGGACGAACATGAAATGACCTTCCTGTTCGCCGACGGCGACGCCTATACCTTCATGGACAAGGAATCGTTCGAACAGGTCACGATTTCCAAGGACATCATCGGCGACCAGGCCGTGTTCCTGCAGGACGGCATGGAAGTGACCGTGCAGACCCACGAAGGCAGCCCGCTGGGCGTGGAACTGCCGGCCAAGGTCACCCTGCTGATCACCGAAGCCGACCCGGTGGTGAAGGGGCAGACCGCCTCCTCCTCCTACAAGCCGGCCAAGCTGGAAAACGGCGTGTCGATCCTGGTGCCGCCCCACGTCGAAGCCGGCACCCGCGTGGTGGTGGACACGGCGTCGGGCGAATACATCGAACGCGCCAAGGATTGATTCCCGCGCATGGGCGGCGCGTTCCGCGCGCCGCCCTTCTCAGTGCCCGTTATCAGGATCGTCTCATCCATGGCTACCCGTTCCGCCCTCCTCAACGTCATGACCCGCGCCGCTGAAAAGGCGGGCCGCGCGCTGGTCCGCGATTTCGGCGAGGTCGAAAACCTCCAGGTGTCCCGCAAGGGCCCCAGCGATTTCGTCTCCAACGCCGACCACAAGGCCGAAAAGATCCTCCGCGAGGAACTGTCGAAGGCCCGCCCCGAGTTCGGTTTCCTTCTGGAAGAAGGCGGCAAGGTCGAGGGCAAGGATGTCACCACCCGCTGGATCATCGATCCGCTGGACGGCACCACCAATTTCCTGCACGGCCTGCCCCATTGGGCGGTGTCCATCGCGCTGGAAAAGAACGGCGAGATCGTGGCCGGCGTCATTTACGAGCCGGTGCACGACGAGATGTTCTGGGCGGAAAAGGGCCAGGGCGCGTTCCTGAACCATCAGCGCATGCGCGTGTCCGAACGCCGCCGGCTGGACGATTCCCTGGTCGCCACCGGCGTGCCTTTCAAGGGCCGCGGCGACCACAAGGGCTTCCTGGCCGAGATGGAAACGGTGATGGCCGAGGTGGCGGGCATCCGCCGGTTCGGCGCCGCCTCGCTCGACCTCGCCTATGTGGCCGCGGGCCGGTACGAGGGCTTCTGGGAGCGTGGGCTGTCGCCGTGGGATTGCGCCGCGGGTGTGCTGCTGGTGACGGAAGCCGGCGGTTTCGTCGGCGAGATCGGCGGCGGCCGCAACCCGGTCTATGGCGGGTCGATCCTGGCCGCCAACGCCCATCTGCACCTGACGCTCGGCAAGCTTCTGCGCGTGTCGGACAAGCAGAAGGCGGGTGCGGAGCGCAAACCCGCCTGATTTTCCGCCCGAATGGGGGATCCATCCCCATCCGGGCGGCGCCGTCGGGCGGGATGGGCGTTGTCGCTACACCGTCCGATAGGCTATTCATGGTGCAGGGGCATCCCATGTAAGGGGGAAACGCGCTGTTGACGAAGGGGTGTTTCATTCGCATGGGCGGCTTTCCCACAGCCTTGCTGGCCGCCGTGACCGTGGCTGGGCTGAGCGCCCCGGCTCTGGCCCAGGTGCGGATCACGGTGGACAAGCATCAGCCGGCCGCCGCCGCTCCGGCGGCACCGCCCGTGCATGACAAGCTGACGCTGGAAAACGCATCCCCCCTGCCGGTTCCCCCGGCCCCCCGTCTGGCGACACCCAAACCCGTGCCGGCCCCGCGCCGGTTCGTGGCGCCCGAACCGCTGGAACCGCCCTCGGTTCCGGTGATTGCGGAAGAGAGCCCGGTCAACCCGCCCGCCGCCCCCCGCGGGGCGCCGGAACCGGCCCCGGCTCCCAACCGCCCGGCCCCCATTCCTCCGCCCCCGTCCGCCGCTCCGCCGCCTCCGCCTGCGGTGGCGGCCGTGCCGGCGCCGCCGCCGGCCCTGCCGCCGAAGCCCGCCAGCCTGTCGGTGGTCTTCGACGCCATCGACCCGGCGATTTCCCCGGCGGCCGACGCGGTCCTGACCGACGTGGCCCAGCGGATGAACGCCAGCCCGGCCATGCGGCTGCAGCTGCGCTCCTACGCCTCCGGCACGCCGGACACGGCACGGGAAGCACGGCAGCGGTCGCTGACGCGGGCGATTGCGGTGCGGGAACGGCTGTCGGCGCTGGGTGTGCGCAGCATGCGGGTCGATATCCGCGCGTTGGGCAACACCGCAGAGGACGGCCCCGATGACCGCATCGACCTGGAGTTCCTTAACGAGTGAGCCGGCGGCCCGCCAGCCGAGCCCCCTTCAGCCGAGCCTATGGGAGGCCCGTGTTCACATGACCCGCCCCGAGCGGTACCTGACCCGGATGATCCTGTTCCTGCTGGTGGTCGCGGGGGTGGCGGCGCTGCTGTTCCCGGCCCTGGAACACGCCTTCATGAACAACCCGGCGCTGAACGGGCTGATCCTGGGCGCGCTGACGGTGGGCATCATCTACATCTTCCGCCAGGTGGTGATGCTGCGGCCCGAGGTGGCTTGGCTGAAGCATTTCCAGGCGAACCAGGGACACACCGCCGGCCAGGGCGCCCCCGCCGACCCGGTGCTGCTGGCCCCCATGGCCCGCATGCTGGGGGAAAAGAAGGGACGGCTGATGCTGTCGGCCCTGTCCATGCGCTCGCTGCTGGACGGCATCGCGGCCCGGCTGGACGAATCCCGCGAACTGTCGCGCTATCTGATCGGGCTGCTGATCTTCCTCGGGCTGCTCGGCACCTTCTGGGGGCTGCTGACCACGGTGCAGTCGGTGGGGGCGGTCATCGGCACCCTGTCGGTGACCGGCGGCGACGTGGGCCAGATGTTCGCCGAGCTGAAGGCCGGGCTGGAAACCCCGCTGGTGGGCATGGGCACGGCCTTTTCCTCGTCCCTCTTCGGGCTGGCGGGGTCGCTGGTGCTGGGCTTTCTGGAGCTTCAGGCGGGCCAGGCGCAGAACCGCTTCTTCCAGGACGTGGAGGATTGGCTGTCGGGGGCCACGCGGCTGTCGTCGGGGGCCACCGGGTTCGAGACGGGGGACCAGTCGGTGCCGGCCTATGTCCAGGCGCTGCTGGAGACCACCGCGGAGAACATGGAGACGCTGCAGCGCACCGTCGCGGCGGCGGAGGACAGCCGGCGGTCGTCCAACAGCAATCTGGTGGCCCTGACCGAACGGCTGTCAGCCCTGACCGACCAGATGCGGGCGGAACAGGGGCTGCTGGTCAAGCTGGCGGAAAATCAGGTGGAGATGCGCCACGCGCTGACCCGGCTGATGGAAGGCAACATCGGCGGGCTGGACGAGAACTCGCGCCAGCACCTGCGCAACATCGACGTCTATCTGGCACGGCTGGTGGAGGAATCGGTCACGGGGCGCAATCAGGCCGTGCATGAGATCCGCACCGAGATCAAGGTGCTGACCCGCACCATCGCCGCCCTGGCCGACGAGCCGGAAGCCCGCTGACCCCGTTCCCCTTTCACCTTGCCTGACAGGAGCGCCACCCCATGGCATCCCTCAGCCGGCGCAACAGCCGTTCCGATGTCAGCGCGTGGCCCGGCTGGGTCGATGCGCTGTCGTCGCTGGTGATGGTGGTCATCTTCCTGCTGATGATCTTCGTGGTGGCGCAATTCTACCTCGCCACCGCCATCACCGGGCGCGACGAGCAGCTTCACGTTCTGAACGGCAAGGTTGCCGAACTGAACGAGATCCTGGCCATGCAGAAGCAGGCCAACACCGAACTGGGGGCGGCCAACGCACAGTTGACCCGCCAGTTGGCCGAGTCGGCCGACGCCCGCGACGCCCTGGATCGCCGGCTGACCGTGGCCACCGCCGATCTGGAAGCGGCGCGCAAGGCGGCGGAGGAGCTGAACCGCACGGTCACCGCCGACCGTGAGACCATCGAACGGAAACTGAAGGAAATCGCCAGCCTGCAGGCCGACCTCAAGGCCCTGCGCGATGCCCGCCAGTCGCTGGAGGGACAGGTGGCGGAACTGGTGGCCGCCCGCCGCCTGCTGGAAGACCAGCAGAAGGACCAGGAAAAGACGTTGCAGGAACAGGCCGGCACCCTGGCGGCCACCCGCAGGCAGGCGGACGAGCAGCAACGCACCCTGCAGGCCCAGCTCGACGGCCTGACCGCCGCCCGGAAGCTGAGCGAGGAGCAGCGTCAGGCGCTGCTGGCCGAACTGGGCAATCTGCGCGACCGCTCCAAGGCGCTGGAAGCCCAGGTGGCCGACGCCAGGGACAAGACCATGCTGGCGCAGAAGGAGATTGACGCCCGCGACATCCGGCTGGCCGATCTGGAAAAGGCACTGGCCGGGGAAAAGACGGCCGGGCAGCAGGGGGCGGCGCAAATCGACCTGCTGAATCAGCAGATCGCCCTGCTGCGCAAACAGTTGGCGGAGATCGGTGCCGTGCTGGAGGCCTCGGAAAGGCAGGCCGCCGAACAGAAGGTGCAGATCGCCGAACTGGGCGCCCGGCTCAATCAGGCACTGGCCAGCAAGGTGCAGGAGTTGGCCCGCTACCGCTCCGAATTCTTCGGACGGGTGCGGGAGGCGCTGGGCAATCGCCCCGACGTCCGCATCGTCGGCGACCGTTTCGTGTTCCAGTCGGAACTGCTGTTCCCCACCGCGTCGGCCAGTCTGGAGGAAGGCGGCAAACAGCGGCTGGCGCAACTGGCCCGCACCCTGATCGACATCGGCAAGTCGATCCCCGGCGACATCAACTGGGTGCTGCGGGTGGACGGGCACACCGACCAGCGGCCCATCAGCACCCCGCAGTTCCCGTCCAACTGGGAATTGTCGGCGGCGCGCGCCATCGCCGTGGTGAAATACCTGAGCGAACAGGGCATCCCGGCGGAACGGCTGGCCGCCGCCGGCTTCGGCGAGTTCCAGCCGCTCGACCCCGGCCGCACCGACGAGGCGCTGGCCCGCAACCGCCGCATCGAGATCAAGCTGGACCAGCGCTGAGGGCGGGCGCGTCGGAGGTGTCGGCCAGACACATCATGGTGGCCTGCATCAGGGCGACGGCCCGTTCACTGCCGTCGTCGGCCACCGCCGCCACCTCCGACCGCACCACCGACAAGGTGCGGCCCGGCTTTTCCACCACCGCGCGGGCAACGAACCGTTTGCCCGCCGCCGGGGCCAGCAGGTTCAGCTTGTATTCCACCGTCAGCACCGACGACCCCGCCGGCATCAGGCTGTAGGCGGCATACCCCGCCGCCGAATCGGCCAGCGCCGTCGTCGCCCCGGCGTGGACATAGCCGTGCTGCTGGCACAGGTCGGGACGGAAACCCATGGACAGCACGCATTCCCCCGGCCCCACCCGGTCCATGGTGATGCCCAGCGTGTCCATGAAGCGCTGGCGGGCGAAGCTGGCGCGCACCCGCTGTTCAAAATCGGGGTCTTTGGCGGCAAAAGCGGCCATGGGCCTTCCTCCGGTGTGGTTTTTCGCGATGAATCGCTTGTCCATTGGCCGGCGCATCCGCTAAACGACAAGCGGGTTGCCCCGGATCAGTACGGGAGCGTATGGTAAGGGTCGGCCGCCGTCAATACGCAGCCGTATGCCACAACCGGGACGAAAGGCCGAAGCGACGATGGATGTGCGAGTCAGCCGCGGTGATTGGATCGAAGAGGCGCTGAACACCCTGGCCGAGGCCGGCGTGGACGGCGTGAAGGTCGAACCCCTGGCCCGCCGTCTGAACGTGACCAAGGGCGGCTTCTACTGGCATTTCAAGGACCGCCCCGACCTGTTGGCGGCCATGCTGGACACCTGGAAGACTGGCCGCATCGAGGCGCTGCACCGGCAGGTGCAGGCCGCCGGCCCGCTGGCCCGCGACCGCATCGCCCGGTTGATCCGCATCTACGTCTCGACCGTGAATCCCAAGGGCATCGCCATCGAACTGGCCATCCGCGACTGGGCGCGGCGCGACCCGGCGGCGTCTGCCGCCGCGGCGGAGGTGGACGCCGAGCGTCTGTCCCTGACCACCCGGCTTTACCGCGAACTGGGCCTGGACGACTCCACGGCCAGCGCCCAGGCGTTCCTGATGTACAGCTTCCTGTTCGGCCAGGGCCTGCTGGTCATCAACGCCACCGAGGAGGAGCGCGCCGCCCTGGTGGACCGCTGCATCGCCATCCTGGTGCCGCAGGGGTAAGGGGCGAAAGCCCTCTTCACGGGCTATAGCGCTTCAATCATCGTCATTCCCGCGGAAGCGGGAATCCAGTGTGAGCCGCATCAGCGGCGATATGATTCTTCGCCATCATCGGTAAAACAGCACCCTGATGAAAACGAAAGGGGCCGGGGATCGCCAACCGATCCCCGGCCCCTTTTCATC is from Azospirillum fermentarium and encodes:
- a CDS encoding 50S ribosomal protein L11 methyltransferase translates to MAVRFWRIALVVPEVHTPAFAEAVGDHADAVSSFELDEGETWLIEATAHTPPDLPRLETRVALLAQALGVPEPKVIVEDIPSIDWVSYTYQAFPPIRAGRYFVHGSHLEDPVPPGSIPLLVDAATAFGTGEHGSTNGCLQALHRVSRVLRLGTGRGQGALDMGCGSGILALAVAKTWRVPVVAVDIDPEAVRVTLENAHLNGVAPLIASEGGDGYHTPVVRRRGPYRLITANILARPLARMAPLLARNLVPGGYAILSGLLNRQERHVIQAHRTQGLHLVARIPVGEWTTLIMRKR
- the epmA gene encoding EF-P lysine aminoacylase EpmA; translation: MPHPPLSRPPFWHPDVFARRRPHLAVRGRVLGAVRRFFDGAGFAEVDTPALQVSPGMEPHLNAFATDLAGPYPGERRRLYLHTSPEFAMKKLLVAGEPRIYQLTHAFRNGERSATHHPEFSMLEWYRAGEGYRQLIDDCRDLVRAAASAAGMARFAFNGMDCDPFAPWRILTVPDAFHEYAGIDLMACCDGTHEPDPAPLAAAAAAAGIPPHTGDRWEDIVFRVLFERIEPHLGQGVPCVLTDYPLCMAALSRPKPEDGRLAERFELYACGLELANAFGELTDPAVQRARFAADMDLKERLYGERFPVDEDFLAALEHGMPDCSGIALGFDRLVMLCSGAADITDVLWAPVAPVSA
- the efp gene encoding elongation factor P, which encodes MKVNANTMRAGHVLEHNGKLYVVQKTAIVQPGKGGAFIQIEAKDIRSGTKIIERFRTQETVERARLDEHEMTFLFADGDAYTFMDKESFEQVTISKDIIGDQAVFLQDGMEVTVQTHEGSPLGVELPAKVTLLITEADPVVKGQTASSSYKPAKLENGVSILVPPHVEAGTRVVVDTASGEYIERAKD
- a CDS encoding inositol monophosphatase family protein, translating into MATRSALLNVMTRAAEKAGRALVRDFGEVENLQVSRKGPSDFVSNADHKAEKILREELSKARPEFGFLLEEGGKVEGKDVTTRWIIDPLDGTTNFLHGLPHWAVSIALEKNGEIVAGVIYEPVHDEMFWAEKGQGAFLNHQRMRVSERRRLDDSLVATGVPFKGRGDHKGFLAEMETVMAEVAGIRRFGAASLDLAYVAAGRYEGFWERGLSPWDCAAGVLLVTEAGGFVGEIGGGRNPVYGGSILAANAHLHLTLGKLLRVSDKQKAGAERKPA
- a CDS encoding OmpA family protein codes for the protein MGGFPTALLAAVTVAGLSAPALAQVRITVDKHQPAAAAPAAPPVHDKLTLENASPLPVPPAPRLATPKPVPAPRRFVAPEPLEPPSVPVIAEESPVNPPAAPRGAPEPAPAPNRPAPIPPPPSAAPPPPPAVAAVPAPPPALPPKPASLSVVFDAIDPAISPAADAVLTDVAQRMNASPAMRLQLRSYASGTPDTAREARQRSLTRAIAVRERLSALGVRSMRVDIRALGNTAEDGPDDRIDLEFLNE
- a CDS encoding flagellar motor protein MotA, whose translation is MTRPERYLTRMILFLLVVAGVAALLFPALEHAFMNNPALNGLILGALTVGIIYIFRQVVMLRPEVAWLKHFQANQGHTAGQGAPADPVLLAPMARMLGEKKGRLMLSALSMRSLLDGIAARLDESRELSRYLIGLLIFLGLLGTFWGLLTTVQSVGAVIGTLSVTGGDVGQMFAELKAGLETPLVGMGTAFSSSLFGLAGSLVLGFLELQAGQAQNRFFQDVEDWLSGATRLSSGATGFETGDQSVPAYVQALLETTAENMETLQRTVAAAEDSRRSSNSNLVALTERLSALTDQMRAEQGLLVKLAENQVEMRHALTRLMEGNIGGLDENSRQHLRNIDVYLARLVEESVTGRNQAVHEIRTEIKVLTRTIAALADEPEAR
- a CDS encoding peptidoglycan -binding protein, encoding MASLSRRNSRSDVSAWPGWVDALSSLVMVVIFLLMIFVVAQFYLATAITGRDEQLHVLNGKVAELNEILAMQKQANTELGAANAQLTRQLAESADARDALDRRLTVATADLEAARKAAEELNRTVTADRETIERKLKEIASLQADLKALRDARQSLEGQVAELVAARRLLEDQQKDQEKTLQEQAGTLAATRRQADEQQRTLQAQLDGLTAARKLSEEQRQALLAELGNLRDRSKALEAQVADARDKTMLAQKEIDARDIRLADLEKALAGEKTAGQQGAAQIDLLNQQIALLRKQLAEIGAVLEASERQAAEQKVQIAELGARLNQALASKVQELARYRSEFFGRVREALGNRPDVRIVGDRFVFQSELLFPTASASLEEGGKQRLAQLARTLIDIGKSIPGDINWVLRVDGHTDQRPISTPQFPSNWELSAARAIAVVKYLSEQGIPAERLAAAGFGEFQPLDPGRTDEALARNRRIEIKLDQR
- a CDS encoding PaaI family thioesterase, whose product is MAAFAAKDPDFEQRVRASFARQRFMDTLGITMDRVGPGECVLSMGFRPDLCQQHGYVHAGATTALADSAAGYAAYSLMPAGSSVLTVEYKLNLLAPAAGKRFVARAVVEKPGRTLSVVRSEVAAVADDGSERAVALMQATMMCLADTSDAPALSAGPA
- a CDS encoding TetR/AcrR family transcriptional regulator, coding for MDVRVSRGDWIEEALNTLAEAGVDGVKVEPLARRLNVTKGGFYWHFKDRPDLLAAMLDTWKTGRIEALHRQVQAAGPLARDRIARLIRIYVSTVNPKGIAIELAIRDWARRDPAASAAAAEVDAERLSLTTRLYRELGLDDSTASAQAFLMYSFLFGQGLLVINATEEERAALVDRCIAILVPQG